From Williamwhitmania sp., a single genomic window includes:
- a CDS encoding OsmC family protein has product MSKVALKTEWKGNMKFESDVFGHKVVVDADPSVGGEDSGPRPKPLMLVALAGCTGMDVVSILKKMKVEFEGLNILIEGEQTEEHPKHFTELKVIYEFKGKDLPLEKLEKAVSLSEDRYCGVNAIYKKAIKMSYEIRTVE; this is encoded by the coding sequence ATGAGTAAAGTAGCGCTTAAAACCGAGTGGAAGGGGAATATGAAATTTGAGTCCGATGTTTTTGGACATAAGGTTGTTGTTGATGCCGACCCTTCGGTGGGTGGTGAGGACAGCGGCCCACGACCCAAACCACTGATGCTGGTTGCCCTTGCAGGCTGCACAGGAATGGATGTGGTTTCTATTTTAAAGAAGATGAAGGTCGAATTCGAAGGCCTTAATATTCTTATTGAAGGGGAGCAAACGGAGGAACATCCCAAGCACTTTACTGAACTTAAGGTGATATACGAGTTTAAGGGAAAAGATTTGCCGCTCGAAAAGTTGGAGAAGGCCGTTAGCTTATCCGAAGATAGGTACTGTGGAGTGAATGCCATTTACAAAAAGGCTATCAAAATGAGCTACGAGATCAGAACTGTTGAATAG
- a CDS encoding IS4 family transposase, translated as MSNTSTEKFQEIFSAENLDKIAEESGFKSRESKITPKMFLDSLLFNASSDANKSLNSLSVEMKQNFNVDVTKQGLHERYTEKTALYLKSILSQLCFVIDQPIDEGWFGHFNSIYVKDSTKFVLPEEYAQAMPGFGGVSSKSAACIQYEYDLKTGSIHDLTITPANRPDTRDAQDTKDNVKPKDLVIRDLGYFSIDVLRNFIDNGAYIISKLHTKPLVYEVKNNKYELLDFNKLYRWMKKNKVLQMEKKVCIGAKSRLPIRLVIETVPDEVFAQRMSKINKYNKRMGFTTSSDYADRARLNLIITNVSNETIPAQAIVALYHVRWQVELVFKIWKSTFGVHKIGRMKYYRWLSILYAKLILIAIYWQAIMPARFYFYKARGKLLSVDKCFKTLKSATTRLREAMKNGDQAIQQLFTSIIALISEKHWLEKKKNKLNYEQIIYLIYCNSNVYVYI; from the coding sequence ATATCCAATACCTCAACGGAGAAATTCCAAGAGATATTTTCAGCTGAGAACCTTGACAAGATAGCCGAAGAGAGTGGCTTTAAATCCAGGGAATCTAAAATCACCCCCAAAATGTTCTTGGACAGCTTACTGTTCAATGCCTCCTCCGATGCTAACAAGAGCCTGAACAGCCTTAGCGTTGAGATGAAGCAAAATTTCAACGTTGATGTTACCAAGCAGGGCCTCCACGAGCGGTATACAGAGAAGACCGCCTTATACCTTAAGTCTATCCTGAGCCAGCTATGTTTTGTGATTGACCAGCCGATTGATGAGGGATGGTTTGGCCACTTCAACAGCATCTATGTAAAGGATAGCACAAAGTTTGTTTTACCCGAAGAGTATGCCCAAGCAATGCCTGGTTTTGGTGGTGTCTCGTCTAAATCCGCAGCTTGTATACAGTACGAGTACGACCTAAAAACAGGGTCAATCCATGATTTAACCATTACGCCGGCTAACCGGCCAGATACTAGGGATGCACAGGATACAAAGGACAACGTAAAGCCAAAAGACCTTGTCATCCGTGATTTGGGCTATTTTTCAATAGATGTACTAAGAAACTTCATAGATAATGGAGCTTACATTATATCAAAGCTGCACACAAAACCGTTGGTCTATGAAGTAAAAAACAACAAGTATGAACTCCTTGATTTTAATAAGCTTTACCGGTGGATGAAAAAAAACAAAGTATTGCAAATGGAGAAAAAGGTTTGTATCGGGGCCAAATCAAGACTACCCATTCGGTTAGTCATTGAGACTGTACCGGATGAGGTTTTTGCGCAAAGAATGAGTAAAATCAATAAATACAACAAGCGCATGGGGTTTACAACATCAAGTGATTATGCCGATCGTGCAAGGCTGAACCTGATCATTACCAATGTTTCCAATGAAACGATACCGGCACAGGCAATAGTAGCCCTATACCATGTACGCTGGCAGGTTGAGCTGGTCTTTAAAATCTGGAAATCCACTTTTGGGGTGCACAAGATTGGGAGAATGAAGTATTACCGCTGGCTAAGCATTTTGTATGCAAAGCTGATACTGATAGCCATATATTGGCAAGCTATCATGCCCGCCCGATTCTATTTCTACAAAGCACGAGGGAAGCTACTAAGCGTTGATAAATGCTTCAAGACGTTGAAAAGCGCTACCACAAGACTTCGGGAGGCTATGAAAAATGGTGATCAGGCCATACAGCAGCTATTCACAAGCATCATCGCGCTGATATCAGAGAAGCATTGGCTGGAGAAGAAAAAGAATAAGTTAAATTACGAACAAATAATATACTTAATATATTGTAA
- a CDS encoding C69 family dipeptidase, with protein MKKISILTLLVAALGFYNPSTACTNYIITKGASADGSVMISYAADSHIRYGELYYIPGGPQPAGSMYKIFDRGTMKYLGEIPQPAFTYTVIGFMNEHQVAIGETTFGGVSGLEDTTGMIDYGSLMFLALQRAKTAREAIKVMAELVDKYGYFSSGESFSIGDANEAWIFEMIGKGTQMVTDKKTGKAYNKNKGAVWVAIRIPDGYISAHANQARITTFPLANGKTSITSKNLDKIFNPEVNVVYSSDVISFAKEKGLYKGKDEEFSFSDTYNPVTFEGARFCEIRVWSMFKNVNKDMWSYFDYAKGENLKHRMPLYIKPDHKLTPQDLMANYRDHLEGTELDMSKDPGAGPFGLPYRWRPLTWKVNGKEYFNERATATQQTAFSFIAQLRSWMPDPIGGIFWIGVDDAATTVYVPIYAGIRKAPESYTQGNGDMLTYSETSAFWTFNKVANFTYLRYDLMVQDVKKVQKELEDKYAALIPDVDKTALKIYSENPERARDFVSTFSIATANSTVAQWNDLFHFLLVKYIDGNVKKEKDGVFEKNPYGFVPNPKQPGYPEWWLKQLVKETGNKFELPEAAASH; from the coding sequence ATGAAAAAGATATCCATTTTGACGTTACTAGTCGCAGCCCTGGGCTTTTACAACCCTTCTACGGCTTGTACCAACTACATTATTACCAAGGGGGCATCGGCTGACGGCTCCGTTATGATTAGCTACGCCGCCGATTCCCACATCCGGTATGGGGAACTTTACTACATACCGGGTGGTCCCCAACCAGCTGGCTCCATGTATAAAATCTTCGACCGTGGAACGATGAAGTATTTGGGAGAGATTCCGCAACCTGCCTTTACCTATACGGTTATAGGCTTCATGAATGAGCATCAGGTAGCCATTGGCGAAACTACATTCGGCGGTGTTTCTGGCTTAGAGGACACCACCGGAATGATTGACTACGGCAGCCTCATGTTCCTTGCGCTTCAACGAGCAAAAACTGCAAGAGAAGCCATAAAGGTAATGGCCGAGTTGGTGGATAAGTATGGCTACTTCAGCAGTGGGGAGTCATTCTCGATAGGCGATGCCAACGAAGCCTGGATATTTGAGATGATAGGCAAGGGAACCCAAATGGTAACGGACAAGAAAACGGGCAAAGCATACAATAAGAACAAGGGTGCAGTGTGGGTAGCCATCCGCATTCCCGATGGATACATTTCGGCCCATGCAAACCAAGCCAGAATAACCACCTTCCCATTGGCAAACGGCAAGACATCAATCACCAGCAAAAATCTCGACAAGATTTTCAATCCAGAGGTTAATGTAGTTTACTCCAGCGATGTAATCAGCTTTGCCAAGGAGAAAGGGCTTTACAAAGGAAAGGATGAAGAGTTTAGCTTCTCCGACACCTACAACCCGGTGACCTTTGAAGGTGCTCGCTTCTGCGAAATTCGCGTTTGGAGCATGTTTAAGAATGTGAACAAGGATATGTGGAGCTACTTCGACTATGCAAAGGGAGAAAACCTAAAGCATAGAATGCCACTCTATATAAAGCCCGACCATAAGCTCACACCTCAAGACCTGATGGCCAACTACCGCGACCATTTGGAAGGCACCGAGCTGGACATGAGCAAGGACCCCGGTGCTGGCCCCTTTGGATTACCCTACCGCTGGCGTCCCCTCACCTGGAAGGTTAACGGAAAAGAGTACTTCAACGAACGTGCTACGGCCACACAGCAGACAGCATTTTCGTTTATTGCCCAGCTCCGCAGCTGGATGCCCGACCCCATTGGAGGTATATTCTGGATTGGCGTTGACGACGCGGCCACAACCGTATACGTACCCATTTACGCCGGAATTCGCAAGGCACCAGAATCGTATACCCAAGGAAACGGCGATATGCTCACCTACTCCGAAACCTCAGCCTTCTGGACATTCAACAAGGTAGCCAACTTTACCTACCTGCGATACGACCTCATGGTTCAGGATGTGAAGAAGGTTCAAAAGGAGCTGGAAGACAAGTATGCAGCGCTAATTCCCGACGTGGATAAAACGGCTTTGAAAATATACAGTGAGAATCCTGAAAGAGCCAGAGATTTTGTATCAACCTTCTCCATTGCTACCGCCAACAGCACCGTTGCACAATGGAACGACCTATTCCACTTTCTGCTGGTAAAGTATATCGACGGAAATGTGAAAAAGGAGAAGGATGGTGTATTTGAGAAAAATCCCTATGGCTTTGTACCTAATCCTAAACAGCCCGGCTACCCGGAGTGGTGGTTAAAGCAGCTGGTGAAAGAGACCGGAAACAAATTCGAATTGCCCGAAGCGGCGGCTTCGCATTAG